A single window of Pseudomonas lutea DNA harbors:
- a CDS encoding YchJ family protein, which yields MSSATCPCGSGNLLDGCCNRYHAGLPAPCAEALMRSRYSAYVLGRVEYLLDTTLPAQRDGLDHEAIAQWSTQSTWLGLDVESAELIGGQPEHAFVTFTARWHDAEGEHRHRERSAFVQHEGRWFFIDPTVSLKAGRNDACPCGSRQKFKKCCSAYLN from the coding sequence CGGCTGCTGCAATCGATATCACGCGGGCTTGCCGGCGCCGTGTGCCGAGGCACTGATGCGTTCGCGCTACAGCGCCTATGTATTGGGGCGGGTGGAGTATCTGCTGGACACCACGCTGCCTGCGCAGAGAGACGGCCTGGATCACGAAGCCATTGCTCAATGGAGCACGCAGAGCACCTGGCTGGGGCTGGACGTTGAGAGCGCCGAGCTGATCGGCGGCCAGCCTGAACATGCCTTCGTGACGTTCACCGCACGCTGGCACGATGCCGAAGGCGAGCATCGGCATCGCGAGCGCTCCGCATTTGTGCAGCATGAAGGGCGCTGGTTTTTCATCGACCCGACGGTGTCGCTCAAGGCGGGCCGTAACGATGCCTGTCCTTGCGGGAGCCGGCAGAAATTCAAGAAATGCTGCTCGGCATATCTCAACTGA
- a CDS encoding LEA type 2 family protein — translation MFAAYVLRIAGLCALLALTGCSTWITGGFEDPDVKLLKVEVVKAKLLRQDFKLRLRVDNPNDSSLLVRGLRYKIMLNDMLLSEGVYSDWFIVKANSHKNFSVPIRANLWEHLKDISRVLGKSGQPVHYRLDGKLKTGFLFGHSVRIGRNGDIIPGDLIPE, via the coding sequence ATGTTTGCAGCATACGTCCTCAGAATCGCAGGCCTCTGCGCATTACTTGCGCTGACCGGCTGTTCGACCTGGATAACCGGCGGATTTGAAGACCCTGACGTCAAACTGCTTAAAGTTGAGGTGGTCAAGGCAAAACTCCTGCGCCAGGATTTCAAGCTGCGCCTGAGAGTCGACAATCCGAATGACTCAAGCCTGCTGGTGCGCGGCTTGCGCTACAAGATCATGCTCAACGACATGCTGCTCAGCGAGGGCGTGTACAGCGACTGGTTCATTGTCAAAGCCAACAGCCACAAAAACTTCTCCGTACCGATCCGCGCCAATTTGTGGGAGCACCTCAAGGACATCTCGCGGGTGCTGGGCAAGTCCGGTCAGCCTGTGCATTACCGGCTGGACGGCAAGCTCAAGACCGGATTTTTATTCGGACACAGCGTGCGCATTGGACGCAATGGCGACATAATCCCCGGCGATTTGATTCCGGAGTAA
- a CDS encoding SEC-C metal-binding domain-containing protein, whose translation MNQQAHVHGPDCDHDHDHHDHHHDHGHVHGPHCNHAPQEPVRNTLKDVGRNDPCPCGSDKKFKKCHGA comes from the coding sequence ATGAACCAGCAAGCTCACGTGCACGGTCCAGACTGCGACCACGATCACGACCATCACGATCATCATCATGACCACGGCCACGTGCATGGCCCGCATTGCAACCACGCCCCCCAAGAGCCCGTGCGCAACACGCTCAAGGACGTGGGCCGCAACGATCCCTGCCCTTGCGGCAGCGACAAGAAATTCAAGAAATGCCACGGCGCCTGA
- a CDS encoding glutathione binding-like protein, which translates to MIDLHYWTTPNGHKVSIFLEEAGLPYKIFAVNIGANEQFEPDFLKISPNNKIPAIVDHEPADGGQPLNLFESGAILLYLAEKTGRFMTQDLRGRQETLQWLFWQMGGLGPMAGQNHHFNRFAKEKIPYAIKRYVDETARLYGVLNERLADRAFVAGEDYSIADMAIYPWIVPHTFQQQDLDDFPHLKRWFESIASRDAVKRAYALVDQINPPKP; encoded by the coding sequence ATGATCGACCTGCACTACTGGACCACCCCCAACGGCCACAAAGTCTCGATCTTCCTGGAAGAGGCGGGCCTGCCTTACAAGATCTTTGCGGTCAATATCGGCGCGAACGAGCAGTTCGAGCCCGATTTCCTGAAGATATCGCCCAACAACAAAATCCCGGCCATCGTTGATCACGAACCGGCAGACGGCGGCCAGCCGCTGAACCTGTTCGAGTCAGGCGCGATCCTGCTGTATCTGGCGGAAAAGACCGGCCGGTTCATGACCCAGGACCTGCGCGGTCGGCAGGAAACCCTGCAGTGGCTGTTCTGGCAGATGGGCGGCCTGGGACCGATGGCGGGTCAGAACCACCATTTCAACCGGTTTGCCAAAGAGAAGATCCCCTACGCCATCAAACGCTACGTCGACGAAACTGCGCGGCTATACGGCGTTTTGAACGAGCGCCTGGCCGACCGCGCATTTGTGGCGGGTGAGGACTACAGCATTGCGGACATGGCGATCTATCCGTGGATTGTGCCGCATACGTTTCAGCAGCAGGATCTGGATGACTTCCCGCACCTCAAGCGCTGGTTCGAATCGATCGCCAGTCGTGATGCGGTAAAACGCGCCTACGCGCTGGTCGACCAGATCAACCCACCGAAACCCTGA